A region of Solanum dulcamara chromosome 7, daSolDulc1.2, whole genome shotgun sequence DNA encodes the following proteins:
- the LOC129894752 gene encoding uncharacterized protein LOC129894752 — MLGYAKFMKDLVTKKRTISFQPTKNLHHCSATTTMSLVEKKEDPSEFTISCTIGAFDFNLMSLVIYIKFGLRAPKLTSMRLLMVDRPVKRLVGILCDLLVDFEVPIILERSFLATGRALMDVESGELTFRINDEEVKFNVCTSIKKPKDMIVISVFVVEIESVVDVPIKERLAVEPLVAIIMNFKGDNIERYDESINALQGVGSHTYDPKKLDLDLKNRPTPPAKPSIDEPPVLELKELTSHLRYIFLGENNTLLVIIAVDMSERHVTILVEVLQRYKKAIG; from the exons ATGTTGGGTTATGCCAAGTTCATGAAGGATTTGGTTACAAAGAAGAGGACAATCTCTTTTCAGCCAACCAAAAATCTGCATCACTGTAGTGCCACTACTACAATGTCCTTGGTTGAAAAGAAGGAAGATCCAAGTGAGTTCACCATATCCTGCACTATTGGTGCTTTTGATTTCAACCTTATGTCGTTAGTCATCTATATAAAGTTTGGCTTGAGAGCCCCCAAACTGACTTCCATGCGGCTGCTAATGGTGGATAGACCTGTGAAACGACTAGTAGGAATTTTGTGTGATTTGTTG GTTGATTTTGAGGTTCCTATCATCTTGGAGAGATCATTTTTGGCAACTGGAAGGGCATTGATGGATGTAGAGAGTGGAGAGCTTACATTTAGAATAAACGATGAAGAAGTCAAGTTCAATGTATGTACCTCTATAAAAAAGCCAAAAGATATGATAGTGATATCTGTGTTTGTTGTCGAGATAGAGAGTGTCGTCGATGTGCCCATTAAGGAAAGGCTTGCTGTTGAGCCTTTAGTAGCtataatcatgaatttcaaaggtGATAATATTGAGAGGTATGATGAGTCTATAAATGCTTTGCAAGGTGTAGGATCACACACCTATGACCCCAAAAAGCTTGATCTTGACTTGAAGAACAGACCAACTCCACCCGCTAAGCCATCCATAGATGAGCCACCTGTACTTGAGCTCAAAGAGTTGACAAGCCATTTAAGGTACATCTTTCTTGGTGAGAACAACACTTTGCTAGTGATTATTGCTGTAGATATGAGTGAAAGACATGTTACAATACTGGTTGAGGTATTGCAAAGGTACAAGAAAGCTATTGGTTAG